A single Corynebacterium resistens DSM 45100 DNA region contains:
- the rpsJ gene encoding 30S ribosomal protein S10 encodes MAGQKIRIRLKAYDHEAIDASAKKIVETVTRTGARVVGPVPLPTEKNVYCVIRSPHKYKDSREHFEMRTHKRLIDILDPTPKTVDALMRIDLPASVDVNIQ; translated from the coding sequence GTGGCGGGACAAAAGATCCGCATCAGGCTGAAGGCCTATGATCACGAGGCAATCGACGCTTCTGCCAAGAAGATCGTTGAAACGGTCACCCGTACCGGCGCTCGTGTCGTCGGCCCGGTGCCTTTGCCAACTGAAAAGAACGTTTACTGCGTCATCCGTTCGCCGCACAAGTACAAGGACTCGCGCGAGCACTTCGAGATGCGTACGCACAAGCGTCTGATCGACATTCTCGACCCAACCCCGAAGACCGTTGATGCCCTCATGCGCATCGACCTTCCGGCCAGCGTCGACGTCAACATTCAGTAG
- a CDS encoding IS256-like element ISCre1 family transposase, with amino-acid sequence MPKNRPRCHCGGDMKRNGTTSNGTTRWRCKICGASLTKQRSDITNAALFRAFIQHLTAGTSLAAIAGNMSCSTRTLQRKFDAFWLVDVPDPTIGHTGRVYDQIFIDGTYTAGGCLIVAATLDHVIAWHWCKQETTHDYKRLLERIEAPLIAVIDGGRGATSAIKTCWPNTKIQRCLVHAQRRVRRYTTSRPRTDAGRTIYRLALKLTRITTLDEAAQWGAQLQEFHTLYKDWLNEKTQVKDPKTAKDTLVWTHVNVRKAYNSLNHLWRNDLLFVYLKPPKGVLEPHRIKSTTNSLEGGINAQLKLLARTHRGRRGEHQRKMLDWWLYLKTELPGDPIEIARQSNWGQNQLAKVTTLTRNENQADYETGQPALYDNGIDTEYTHSIGIQKGHI; translated from the coding sequence ATGCCAAAGAACCGACCACGCTGCCATTGTGGCGGCGATATGAAACGAAACGGCACCACCAGCAACGGGACGACCCGGTGGCGGTGCAAAATCTGCGGTGCTTCACTGACCAAGCAGCGCAGCGATATCACCAACGCAGCCCTATTTCGTGCGTTCATCCAGCACCTGACCGCCGGGACCAGTCTTGCGGCGATCGCCGGCAACATGAGCTGCTCGACACGTACGCTGCAGCGCAAATTCGATGCCTTTTGGCTGGTTGACGTGCCTGACCCGACCATCGGCCATACAGGCAGGGTCTACGACCAGATCTTCATCGACGGCACCTACACCGCAGGTGGCTGTCTGATCGTGGCGGCAACGCTCGACCACGTCATCGCCTGGCACTGGTGCAAACAAGAAACCACACACGACTACAAGCGCCTGCTCGAGCGCATCGAAGCACCGTTGATCGCTGTGATCGACGGTGGCCGAGGAGCCACAAGCGCAATTAAAACGTGCTGGCCAAACACCAAAATCCAACGCTGCCTCGTGCACGCCCAACGCAGAGTACGCCGCTACACCACCTCACGACCACGCACTGATGCTGGCCGCACCATCTACCGACTCGCGCTGAAACTCACCCGCATCACCACCCTGGACGAGGCTGCACAATGGGGTGCACAACTGCAAGAGTTTCACACGCTCTACAAGGATTGGCTCAACGAAAAGACACAGGTCAAAGACCCGAAAACAGCAAAAGACACACTCGTGTGGACCCATGTCAACGTGCGCAAGGCCTACAACAGTCTCAACCACCTGTGGCGCAATGACCTGCTGTTTGTCTACCTCAAGCCCCCGAAAGGTGTGCTCGAGCCGCACCGGATCAAATCCACCACCAACAGTCTTGAAGGCGGCATCAACGCCCAGCTGAAGCTCCTTGCAAGAACTCATCGCGGCAGACGCGGTGAGCACCAACGCAAAATGCTGGATTGGTGGCTGTATCTGAAAACGGAACTGCCTGGCGATCCAATAGAAATCGCCAGACAGTCCAACTGGGGCCAGAACCAACTCGCCAAAGTTACAACCCTGACCCGAAACGAGAACCAAGCCGACTATGAAACAGGACAACCAGCCCTCTACGACAACGGTATCGATACCGAGTACACACACTCAATCGGCATCCAAAAAGGCCACATCTAA
- the secE gene encoding preprotein translocase subunit SecE has translation MSDESTKTPATGSSDAAGLRPTGKRQKAGQATTARANSASRAPEVVKTGKNPFSAIVDFFRGVVREMSKVIWPTGREMVMYTIVVLVFLVLLTTLVGGVDYLTSLLMGAIFR, from the coding sequence GTGAGCGACGAGAGCACTAAGACTCCCGCTACCGGATCCAGCGATGCTGCTGGCCTCCGTCCGACTGGTAAGCGCCAGAAGGCTGGCCAAGCTACCACCGCGCGTGCGAACTCCGCTTCTCGGGCTCCCGAGGTCGTGAAGACCGGCAAGAACCCATTCTCCGCGATCGTTGATTTCTTCCGTGGCGTTGTCCGCGAAATGAGCAAGGTCATTTGGCCGACTGGTCGTGAGATGGTGATGTACACCATCGTTGTTTTGGTCTTCTTGGTTCTGCTAACCACGCTCGTGGGCGGCGTTGATTACCTCACCAGCTTGCTGATGGGTGCAATCTTCCGTTAG
- the nusG gene encoding transcription termination/antitermination protein NusG — translation MSADKDITAESLAAAAQEDVQQAVAEAAEAHRASSDSDATSSETNSTEQADVPAGNAEGEAAEGATDSADAASGDSEEGAKSDSEQELEDAAMQAYKTRLREFMRSMKKLPGEWYIVQCYSGYENKVKTNLEMRAQTLGVDEHIHEVVVPIEEVTELRDGKRKQVKRKLLPGYVLVRMELEDAAWSVVRDTPGVTSFVGNEGKPTPVKIREVAKFLLPPETAKPASTEEGTEEAGAVDVSATGVATPPKPASESVVVDYEVGESVTILSGPFASVSATISEIDTTANRLKAMVSIFGRETPVELEFDQVEKLN, via the coding sequence TTGTCCGCAGATAAAGACATCACCGCTGAGAGCCTAGCTGCCGCCGCGCAGGAGGATGTGCAGCAGGCCGTAGCTGAGGCAGCTGAGGCTCACCGTGCTTCTTCTGATTCTGACGCCACCTCCTCCGAGACCAACAGCACCGAGCAGGCAGACGTTCCAGCTGGCAACGCTGAAGGCGAGGCTGCCGAAGGCGCTACAGATTCCGCGGATGCCGCTTCCGGGGACAGCGAAGAAGGCGCTAAGTCCGATTCCGAGCAAGAGCTCGAAGATGCCGCTATGCAGGCTTACAAGACTCGCCTGCGCGAGTTCATGCGTTCTATGAAGAAGCTGCCGGGAGAGTGGTACATCGTACAGTGCTACTCCGGCTACGAGAACAAGGTGAAGACTAACCTTGAGATGCGTGCGCAGACCTTGGGGGTGGACGAGCACATCCACGAAGTTGTGGTTCCCATCGAGGAGGTTACCGAGCTGCGTGACGGTAAGCGCAAGCAGGTCAAGCGCAAGCTACTGCCGGGCTACGTGCTGGTTCGCATGGAACTAGAGGATGCCGCTTGGTCTGTAGTTCGCGATACCCCAGGCGTGACGAGCTTCGTGGGTAACGAAGGTAAGCCCACCCCTGTGAAGATTCGCGAGGTTGCGAAGTTCCTTCTGCCACCAGAGACCGCCAAGCCAGCTTCCACCGAAGAAGGTACCGAGGAAGCGGGTGCCGTGGACGTGTCCGCTACTGGCGTGGCCACACCACCAAAGCCAGCCAGCGAATCCGTGGTTGTGGATTACGAAGTTGGCGAGTCCGTCACTATTCTTTCCGGACCATTCGCTTCAGTCTCCGCGACGATTTCCGAGATCGATACCACTGCCAATCGCCTCAAGGCTATGGTTTCTATCTTCGGCCGCGAGACCCCGGTTGAGCTGGAATTTGATCAGGTGGAAAAGCTCAACTAA
- the rplK gene encoding 50S ribosomal protein L11, producing the protein MAKKKVTGLIKLQIQAGQATPAPPVGPALGAHGVNIVEFTKAYNAATESQRGNIVPVEITVYEDRSFDFKLKTPPAAKLLLKAAGLQKGSGVPHTNKVGSVTWEQCKEIAETKKEDLSANDVEMGARIIAGTARSMGITVEGAPA; encoded by the coding sequence ATGGCCAAGAAGAAGGTCACGGGTCTCATCAAACTGCAGATCCAGGCAGGTCAGGCTACTCCAGCTCCTCCAGTTGGTCCAGCCCTGGGTGCTCACGGCGTTAACATCGTCGAGTTCACCAAGGCATACAACGCTGCCACCGAATCCCAGCGCGGCAACATCGTTCCAGTTGAGATCACGGTATACGAAGACCGCTCCTTCGACTTCAAGCTGAAGACCCCACCGGCAGCCAAGCTGCTGCTGAAGGCCGCTGGCCTGCAGAAGGGCTCTGGCGTTCCTCACACTAACAAGGTCGGCTCCGTGACCTGGGAACAGTGCAAGGAAATCGCTGAGACCAAGAAGGAAGACCTCTCTGCTAACGACGTAGAGATGGGCGCTCGCATCATCGCCGGTACCGCTCGCTCCATGGGCATCACCGTCGAGGGCGCACCAGCCTAA
- the rplA gene encoding 50S ribosomal protein L1, whose translation MSKTSKAYRAAAEKVDKSRLYSPIEAAKLVKETSSKNYDATVDVAIRLGVDPRKADQLVRGTVSLPNGTGKTVRVVVFAEGPNATAAEEAGADFVGTAELIEKIQGGWTDFDAAIATPDQMAKVGRVARVLGPRGLMPNPKTGTVTPDVAKAVSEIKGGKISFRVDKASNLHAIIGKASFSEKQLAENYGALIDELLRIKPASSKGRYLKKITLSSTSGPGIPVDNSVLKNYAEEA comes from the coding sequence ATGAGCAAGACTTCTAAGGCATACCGCGCAGCTGCGGAAAAGGTTGACAAGTCCCGCCTGTACAGCCCAATTGAGGCTGCCAAGCTGGTCAAGGAGACCTCCTCCAAGAACTACGATGCAACCGTTGACGTTGCCATCCGCTTGGGTGTTGACCCACGCAAGGCTGACCAGCTGGTTCGTGGCACCGTATCCCTGCCTAACGGCACTGGTAAGACCGTTCGCGTTGTTGTTTTCGCTGAGGGTCCAAATGCTACCGCTGCTGAAGAGGCTGGCGCTGACTTCGTTGGTACCGCTGAACTGATCGAAAAGATCCAGGGCGGCTGGACCGATTTCGATGCTGCTATCGCTACCCCTGACCAGATGGCCAAGGTTGGTCGTGTGGCTCGCGTGCTTGGTCCACGTGGCCTGATGCCGAACCCTAAGACCGGTACCGTTACCCCTGACGTTGCCAAGGCTGTCTCCGAGATCAAGGGCGGCAAGATCTCCTTCCGCGTTGACAAGGCTTCCAACCTGCACGCGATCATCGGTAAGGCTTCCTTCTCTGAGAAGCAGCTGGCTGAAAACTACGGCGCTTTGATCGACGAGCTGCTGCGTATCAAGCCTGCTTCCTCCAAGGGTCGTTACCTGAAGAAGATCACCCTGTCTTCCACCAGCGGTCCAGGTATCCCAGTGGACAACTCCGTTCTGAAGAACTACGCGGAAGAAGCTTAA
- a CDS encoding esterase/lipase family protein — MSDNGTTLNHHTTHSGDDAAKLHPNVRTSHAFITAFLRSLRNPTWQPSGANLWEQTKDYYPKALDEFERGVRTKRPTLPVVLIHGTWLNAYNSWSLLAPQLQQAGHKVFAMNYGRDTSAWAGRPKAIHASAPLREGQKEVAEFIDKVLEHTGAPQVDLVGHSQGVAQARLYLCDSGGANPLDPTKNRVRRLIGLGGSNHGTTLSGLATISEKLLGKNGRLKFTQKVLGGAAVDQTIGSEFMKHLNRDGDTIPGVDYLMICSRFDQVVTPWRTQRLEAGPGATVKNVLIQTGNVKDFSDHLAILYSPGVLDLVQEALDPGEPGEYRRSNPHVRAAVIPGLGQISLRRARRS; from the coding sequence ATGAGCGACAACGGAACCACACTGAATCACCACACCACCCACAGCGGCGATGACGCAGCAAAGCTTCATCCGAATGTTCGCACCAGCCACGCCTTCATCACAGCTTTCCTGCGTTCTCTGCGTAACCCAACGTGGCAACCCTCCGGCGCAAACCTGTGGGAACAGACCAAAGATTACTATCCAAAGGCTTTAGACGAATTCGAGCGCGGCGTCAGAACCAAAAGGCCAACCCTGCCGGTGGTCCTCATCCATGGCACATGGCTAAACGCGTACAACTCATGGTCTTTGCTTGCACCCCAGCTCCAACAAGCCGGGCACAAAGTCTTCGCCATGAACTACGGGCGGGATACTTCCGCATGGGCTGGGCGCCCTAAGGCCATCCACGCATCAGCACCCCTGCGAGAGGGTCAAAAGGAGGTAGCGGAATTCATTGACAAAGTTTTGGAACACACCGGTGCTCCACAAGTGGACTTAGTCGGGCACTCGCAGGGCGTGGCGCAGGCGAGGCTGTATCTGTGCGACAGCGGAGGCGCCAACCCATTGGATCCTACAAAGAACAGAGTGCGCAGGCTCATCGGTCTGGGCGGTTCCAATCACGGCACCACCTTGAGTGGTCTGGCAACGATTAGCGAAAAATTACTCGGAAAGAATGGCCGGCTGAAGTTCACCCAAAAGGTGCTAGGCGGAGCAGCAGTAGACCAGACAATTGGGTCGGAATTCATGAAGCACCTCAATCGCGATGGGGATACCATACCGGGCGTGGATTACCTCATGATCTGCTCACGATTCGACCAGGTAGTTACGCCGTGGCGCACCCAACGCTTGGAGGCGGGCCCAGGTGCGACGGTGAAAAACGTGCTAATCCAAACCGGTAACGTAAAGGATTTCTCCGATCACCTCGCGATCCTCTACTCTCCTGGAGTTCTAGATCTAGTGCAGGAAGCACTCGACCCAGGCGAGCCGGGCGAATACCGTCGCAGCAACCCGCACGTGCGGGCCGCCGTGATTCCAGGGCTGGGTCAGATCAGCTTGAGGCGCGCTCGGCGCAGCTAA
- a CDS encoding TIGR03773 family transporter-associated surface protein, whose translation MPRSVSFSVRRAAIAMSTALSVTALGAVGLGGAGGVGIQTAQAAESKTVLKSGHIDAFNVSASGNKLRLQLKEDVTGTHVKRNPENVELCVTKKAWTSQTSGVSFIGKGSYFLPQGSDGSNTIWPGWDTSDVRGSGAKSVDIKIASLQGPGKVYLWQNGNLGGNGQPVTGNYQLRSGAKINVPSPAHVHANWAFTKPGRYTMQVQAKADNGATSQTATYNWTVEGDGVSCGQGSNAGSTGAGMVGKSNAGKNTGTSVATEKESTARGGGIVSGIKNAAHEGSSAPTCKKGEPALRARVKDDRQSPPVWRAPNSLTFGLGGAAKAQLPQSLGPIKKGTVWMIGATQQNGVPWLGTNTMNPKLLAHTTGDVTFKLSSFSGPGNMFVYEQGNLGQVVGNKWFQATGGQVSGAHKVPRNSHVHPNWVFDKPGTYKVGITQTATLKNGKKISAPAVLTFKVGGSGNANSGHFDFGADVTTNGDCEASGAAGGGASGSGASDATGSSAGGSGSSAGGADGQSDDSLADTGMTTGTLPMLAVGLGITVLGAGIIYYLRSSQAILRTYGRR comes from the coding sequence ATGCCCAGAAGTGTCAGTTTTTCCGTCCGTCGCGCCGCTATTGCTATGTCGACTGCACTGAGCGTGACAGCCCTAGGGGCAGTGGGGTTGGGCGGTGCTGGGGGCGTCGGAATTCAAACCGCCCAAGCAGCAGAATCGAAAACCGTGCTGAAAAGCGGGCACATTGATGCATTCAATGTGTCGGCTAGTGGGAATAAGCTGCGGCTACAACTTAAAGAGGACGTCACGGGAACGCATGTCAAGCGTAATCCGGAAAACGTGGAGTTGTGCGTAACTAAGAAAGCATGGACATCCCAGACATCCGGGGTGAGCTTCATTGGGAAGGGATCGTATTTCCTACCACAGGGTTCTGATGGCAGTAATACGATTTGGCCCGGCTGGGATACCAGTGATGTGCGGGGTAGCGGTGCGAAGTCTGTGGACATCAAGATTGCCAGCCTGCAAGGCCCAGGGAAGGTTTACCTATGGCAAAACGGAAACTTGGGCGGTAATGGGCAGCCCGTGACTGGGAATTACCAACTGCGTTCCGGGGCGAAGATTAATGTGCCATCGCCAGCGCATGTGCATGCTAACTGGGCTTTCACCAAGCCGGGGCGCTACACCATGCAGGTGCAGGCGAAAGCAGATAACGGCGCCACCTCGCAGACTGCTACCTACAACTGGACGGTCGAAGGCGATGGGGTGTCCTGTGGCCAAGGATCCAATGCTGGTTCCACTGGTGCAGGAATGGTAGGAAAGTCCAACGCCGGGAAGAATACCGGAACGTCTGTTGCTACCGAAAAGGAAAGCACAGCGCGAGGTGGCGGAATCGTCTCAGGCATTAAGAATGCAGCGCACGAGGGATCGAGTGCTCCGACGTGCAAAAAGGGCGAACCAGCGCTGCGGGCGCGAGTTAAGGATGACCGTCAATCGCCACCTGTCTGGCGCGCTCCGAATTCCTTGACCTTCGGACTGGGCGGTGCCGCTAAGGCCCAACTGCCACAAAGCCTGGGGCCCATCAAGAAGGGGACCGTATGGATGATTGGTGCCACCCAACAAAATGGGGTGCCGTGGTTGGGGACGAACACGATGAATCCGAAGCTTTTGGCTCACACCACGGGTGATGTCACTTTCAAGCTGTCCAGCTTCAGCGGACCAGGCAACATGTTTGTTTACGAACAGGGCAACTTGGGGCAGGTTGTGGGCAACAAGTGGTTCCAAGCCACTGGAGGCCAGGTCAGTGGTGCGCACAAAGTTCCTCGCAACAGCCACGTGCACCCCAACTGGGTCTTCGATAAGCCCGGTACCTACAAGGTAGGAATTACGCAGACCGCCACGCTGAAAAACGGCAAGAAGATCTCCGCCCCTGCTGTGCTGACCTTCAAGGTGGGAGGCTCGGGTAACGCCAACTCCGGGCACTTCGACTTCGGTGCGGATGTCACCACCAACGGTGATTGCGAGGCTAGTGGTGCCGCAGGCGGTGGAGCTAGTGGATCCGGCGCCTCGGATGCGACTGGCTCGAGTGCTGGTGGAAGCGGCTCGAGCGCCGGGGGTGCAGATGGCCAGTCCGATGATTCACTAGCGGATACCGGCATGACCACTGGCACCTTGCCGATGCTGGCCGTGGGCCTTGGCATCACAGTTCTGGGTGCCGGAATCATCTACTACCTGCGCTCCAGTCAAGCTATCTTGCGTACCTATGGCCGCCGCTAA
- a CDS encoding anchored repeat ABC transporter, substrate-binding protein: protein MAAANSSPARQWGKAALGLLGTSFLAFVAACAPTSAAGHNSTGPAGVPSREDGIVDVVTTTPIVTDLARHVAGDRARVTGLIPSNADPHTHELTLRDVRNIANADIAFSNGLLLEPQPVLRSLHNSSLPGTPVVSVAEQATTRGATVVPLVENLALDTVWLGLRSVSGKGPAGDSASSGSTPPASPDGEVQLAVTGVDGPGNAAAYVTGTFGNPEIFFNSGDGFDASRGYEGDSTTLPVDAHTHMSWAFSQPGVYRVHFKASASGGAGQLPSPVAEQTVTFAVGVPPEEAAQGMLSAGEKPEYLDHGHVDVAVGVDKKTISLRGDRKDTPADKAVVVVPAKSLQQIPPSADYRFLGNPGSETYMLPQAVLGKHVHGELDPHLWHNVRNVMAMVKVIRDELIAVDPEGTREYRRNTESYLERLRRLDEDMQRAVDAVPQERRQLVTAHDGYAYLADAYGMKIGGFVSPNPAVEPSARDVIALTRTLENLKVPAVFLEPSLAGQARDLKQIAENLGIRVCTIRGDAFDPEVGDYEELMRANARNFTECLGAGAEPAKGSSQGRKE, encoded by the coding sequence ATGGCCGCCGCTAATTCATCCCCAGCGCGGCAATGGGGCAAGGCCGCGCTGGGATTGTTGGGCACGAGCTTTTTGGCTTTCGTTGCTGCTTGCGCACCTACTTCAGCTGCCGGACATAATTCCACGGGACCAGCCGGAGTGCCCTCGCGTGAAGATGGCATCGTCGACGTGGTCACGACCACTCCGATTGTCACGGATTTAGCCCGCCATGTTGCGGGTGATCGTGCGCGTGTGACGGGACTCATCCCTTCAAATGCGGATCCCCACACACACGAACTGACATTGCGGGACGTGCGGAATATCGCCAACGCGGACATTGCATTTAGCAACGGCCTGCTGCTGGAGCCACAGCCCGTGCTGCGTTCGCTGCACAATAGTTCGCTACCTGGAACTCCAGTGGTTTCCGTCGCGGAGCAAGCCACCACTCGTGGTGCGACGGTCGTTCCTTTGGTGGAGAATCTCGCACTAGATACCGTCTGGCTAGGGCTGCGTTCTGTCAGCGGCAAGGGCCCGGCGGGCGATTCTGCATCCTCTGGTTCGACGCCCCCCGCTTCCCCCGATGGCGAAGTTCAACTGGCAGTAACAGGAGTGGACGGGCCGGGAAACGCAGCGGCGTATGTGACCGGAACCTTCGGAAATCCGGAGATCTTCTTTAATTCCGGGGATGGCTTCGATGCCTCCCGCGGATACGAGGGTGATTCCACGACCCTACCTGTTGATGCGCATACCCATATGAGCTGGGCATTCAGCCAACCCGGTGTGTACCGGGTGCATTTTAAAGCCTCCGCTAGCGGTGGCGCGGGGCAACTTCCAAGCCCCGTGGCCGAACAAACCGTGACTTTTGCGGTAGGAGTGCCGCCCGAAGAGGCGGCGCAGGGGATGCTATCGGCTGGGGAGAAACCGGAGTACCTCGATCATGGCCATGTCGATGTGGCCGTGGGCGTCGATAAAAAGACGATCAGCCTGCGTGGCGACCGGAAGGACACACCGGCGGACAAGGCCGTTGTGGTGGTGCCTGCGAAATCCCTACAGCAGATTCCACCCAGCGCGGATTATCGGTTCTTGGGGAACCCCGGTTCGGAAACGTACATGTTGCCACAAGCAGTGTTGGGCAAGCATGTGCACGGTGAGCTGGACCCGCACCTCTGGCACAACGTGCGCAACGTGATGGCGATGGTCAAGGTTATCCGCGATGAACTAATTGCTGTGGATCCAGAAGGCACCCGCGAGTACCGGCGAAATACGGAGAGTTACCTCGAACGGCTGCGCCGGTTAGACGAGGACATGCAACGTGCCGTGGATGCCGTGCCACAGGAGCGGCGCCAGCTGGTGACCGCACACGACGGGTATGCGTATCTGGCTGATGCGTATGGGATGAAGATCGGCGGATTCGTGTCCCCGAATCCCGCGGTGGAACCCAGCGCGCGGGACGTGATCGCGCTGACTCGAACGCTGGAGAACTTGAAGGTCCCCGCAGTGTTCCTCGAACCATCACTGGCTGGGCAGGCGCGAGATTTGAAGCAGATTGCGGAGAACCTCGGCATCCGCGTGTGCACGATCCGCGGCGATGCATTCGATCCCGAAGTTGGTGATTACGAAGAACTTATGCGGGCTAACGCACGAAACTTCACCGAGTGCCTAGGTGCCGGTGCGGAACCTGCGAAAGGCAGTTCCCAAGGGCGCAAGGAGTAG
- a CDS encoding choice-of-anchor M domain-containing protein, with amino-acid sequence MKKNNSPLTIRAAAVVTALALGATTAVVPAQGAPGEGGAASSQSDPALKQTVKDDERFAPRGQKHAFTKGHADLGVRLEGDGAKGGSSEGNDGGLTMMLRDDSKEQPVWRHLEDVAFVVGENSKQQLPEGGDYEFTGARAGQQVYVLPQTEKQGVPWLGWNTQSPELVKSVSRGVTMQLLGHQGPGQLTMFLQAGGFAKPQKIFSTGDSMPQGMWVDSNTHAHANWVFTEPGVHRVALGIRAKQADGKVLSGTKIVTFAVGVDAQEALSAGWQGEVPKTSAADDAATGSANGNSQGTEGNGDGQGKDSAAENSADSSTGSNTTRWVLLGAGVLLALVVIGGVISMRSGRSARREAEEQLRELREKRQAREQRAPRERRDNAQTRTAKERNENG; translated from the coding sequence ATGAAAAAGAACAACTCTCCTCTCACAATCCGCGCAGCTGCTGTTGTTACCGCATTGGCACTAGGAGCCACAACAGCGGTGGTGCCGGCTCAGGGCGCGCCTGGGGAAGGCGGGGCGGCGTCGAGCCAAAGCGATCCCGCCTTGAAGCAAACAGTGAAAGACGATGAGCGCTTCGCCCCGCGTGGACAAAAGCATGCATTCACCAAGGGGCATGCCGATTTGGGTGTGCGGTTGGAAGGCGATGGTGCCAAGGGCGGAAGTAGCGAGGGTAACGACGGCGGGCTCACGATGATGCTGCGCGATGATTCGAAAGAACAACCGGTATGGCGGCACCTTGAGGACGTGGCATTTGTAGTGGGGGAGAACTCCAAACAGCAACTGCCCGAAGGTGGCGATTACGAATTCACCGGTGCTCGCGCAGGTCAGCAGGTCTACGTTCTACCGCAGACTGAAAAGCAAGGGGTGCCATGGTTGGGCTGGAACACGCAGAGCCCTGAGCTGGTGAAATCCGTGAGCCGCGGAGTAACCATGCAGCTGCTGGGGCACCAGGGGCCAGGTCAGTTGACGATGTTCCTTCAAGCGGGCGGATTTGCAAAGCCACAGAAGATTTTCAGCACGGGCGACTCGATGCCGCAGGGCATGTGGGTTGATTCCAACACCCATGCGCATGCGAACTGGGTCTTCACAGAACCCGGTGTGCACCGCGTGGCGCTCGGTATCCGCGCAAAGCAGGCTGATGGCAAGGTTCTATCGGGAACCAAAATTGTGACCTTTGCCGTTGGGGTGGATGCGCAGGAGGCACTCAGTGCTGGTTGGCAAGGTGAGGTTCCGAAGACTTCTGCTGCCGACGACGCCGCCACGGGCTCTGCGAACGGTAATTCACAGGGCACCGAAGGTAACGGCGACGGGCAGGGCAAGGATTCCGCCGCTGAGAATTCCGCAGACTCCTCGACCGGATCCAACACAACGAGGTGGGTACTCCTCGGCGCGGGCGTCTTACTAGCACTAGTGGTTATCGGCGGTGTGATCTCGATGCGCTCGGGCCGATCCGCGCGCCGGGAAGCTGAGGAACAGCTGCGGGAATTGCGTGAGAAGCGCCAGGCGCGTGAGCAGCGTGCACCGCGTGAGCGGCGCGACAATGCGCAAACGCGCACCGCAAAGGAGCGGAATGAGAACGGCTAA
- a CDS encoding anchored repeat-type ABC transporter ATP-binding subunit: MRTANTEDRATPAGGTRAEVAQATVLRVRDLDVRLAGREVLQDVTMDVVSGELMGLLGPNGAGKTTLLRSILGLIPKQRGTVEVATRNGSEMVSGRAARTHIGYVPQRHEFAWDYPISVYQCVLNGQAGKRGLFRRATVADHRAVAEALERVHLSALADRPIGQLSGGQRQRVLVARALASNPSLLLLDEPFTGMDFPSIELLCDVLDELCTTDGISALMITHDLPQAVHICDRITLLNGSVVASAAPRELRDPEPWTHTFGVRSDSPLLRALGLEKGAGTKETPTPKGASA, encoded by the coding sequence ATGAGAACGGCTAATACTGAAGACCGCGCAACGCCCGCAGGGGGCACTCGCGCGGAGGTGGCCCAAGCGACCGTGCTGCGTGTGAGGGACCTAGATGTTCGTCTTGCGGGACGTGAAGTCCTCCAGGACGTGACCATGGATGTTGTCTCCGGCGAACTAATGGGACTTCTTGGCCCGAATGGCGCGGGCAAAACGACGCTTTTGCGTTCCATCCTCGGGCTCATCCCTAAGCAGCGTGGCACGGTGGAAGTCGCGACTCGTAACGGCTCGGAAATGGTTAGCGGCCGCGCGGCCCGCACTCACATCGGCTATGTTCCGCAGCGCCACGAGTTCGCATGGGATTACCCAATCAGCGTGTATCAATGTGTGCTCAACGGGCAGGCTGGAAAACGCGGGCTCTTCCGGCGCGCCACCGTGGCAGATCACCGCGCGGTTGCCGAAGCGTTGGAGCGCGTGCATCTATCCGCTCTAGCAGATCGGCCCATTGGGCAACTCTCGGGAGGGCAACGCCAGCGCGTGCTCGTGGCTCGCGCACTAGCCTCGAACCCATCGCTATTGCTGCTGGACGAGCCATTCACCGGCATGGATTTCCCCAGTATCGAGCTGCTGTGTGACGTACTCGATGAACTCTGCACCACAGATGGCATCTCCGCTCTCATGATCACGCACGATCTGCCCCAAGCGGTGCACATCTGCGATCGCATCACCCTCCTCAATGGCTCAGTGGTTGCAAGCGCTGCTCCTCGCGAACTGCGCGATCCCGAACCCTGGACCCACACCTTTGGCGTGCGATCCGATAGTCCGCTGCTGCGCGCACTCGGATTGGAGAAGGGTGCCGGAACCAAAGAAACCCCAACCCCCAAAGGAGCTTCTGCGTGA